The Phycisphaerae bacterium sequence TGAGGATATCGTTTTGCTGCCGGGTGAGACGCTCGCGATTCGGGCGGTGGGTCCTCCCGGGGGGACGGGTTTTGCCACTTGCCTGGGCAGCGAGGCCAAGCTTGCGCTGACCGAGGCCCGGAACGATCGGGGGGAACCGACGGGCAGCTACTCGGCGACGGTGAAGGCCCCGGCCAGAGGCAGTGGCCAGGCTGCGATGGTGACGGTGTCGCTGCGTCGGGCGAAGAATGGTCCGACGATGGAAGCGAAGTCGAAGGGCACGGTGGACGTTTGGGATCCTTCGGCGGTTCATGTTGGCGAATGCAAGGATGATCGATCGGGGATCACGCTGGGCCTGCACTCGGTGCGTCTGGGTGGTCCCTACCTGGCGCGCATTCCGCGCGGGGTGCGGTTTGAGATTGTCGGCCGGCAGGGAGCGAACTACAGGATCCGGCTCTCGAAATCCCGCACCGGCTGGATTCCGGTCGATGACGTGGCCCGGCTGCCCGAAGGGACGCTGGTGCCGCACAACTACTTCACTTCCTGCGAGGTCAACGGTGACGAGCAGCATGACCGGGTGACCGTCCCGTTGCTGGAGAAGGTTGTGGTGGCGGCCACCTCCGAGACTGAGCCGCTCAACAAGCTCTATCTGGACTTCTTCAACACGCATGATGCGCTCACCTGGATCAGTCACAAGACTGGCGCCCGGGTTGTCGGCACGATCACCGGGGAGCAGATGGAGGACGACTGGTACCGGCTCACGGTCCCGCTCAAGTGCAAGCAGATCTGGGGCTACTGGCTGGAGACGGACGGCAAGTCGCTGAGCCTGGTCATTCGCCGCCCGCCGGCCATTGCGGCCGAGCCGGCCTCGCCGCTAAGGGGTTTGTTGTTTGCCCTGGAAGCGGGGCATGGTGGTTCGAGCGACGGTGCCGTCGGGCACATGGGTACGAAGGAGAAGGACGTCAATGCGGCCGCGGTTGCGGCGTTCAAAGGCGTGCTAGAAGGGCGTGGGGCGACGACGGTGGTGGTGCGGCCGGGCGACACCAACCCGACGCTTGCGGCTCGCGTTGAGGCGGCGAACGAGGTCAACGCCAACTTTTACGTAGCCATCCACGCCAACGCAGCGGGTAACGGGCGCGGCTTCCTCAAGATTTCGGGCACGAGCACGTACTACCGGGACAAGCACTGCCGTCTCCTGGCTCAGCTGGTGTACAACGGGCTGCTCGGTCTGGGGTGGAACGAGTTCGGGGTGGTGGGCAATTTCTCG is a genomic window containing:
- a CDS encoding N-acetylmuramoyl-L-alanine amidase translates to MMRCEAAILAGAILFYGSSCGQDQGKPAGARGPLTLKIMAPSDGYQTVQEVAYLLGRTNPGVQVKVGDVAVEVYSTGGFARDGIPLQMGKNTIAVVATDATGQRVTRSVTVIRKEPQPEPPPSVLKVVEPAEDIVLLPGETLAIRAVGPPGGTGFATCLGSEAKLALTEARNDRGEPTGSYSATVKAPARGSGQAAMVTVSLRRAKNGPTMEAKSKGTVDVWDPSAVHVGECKDDRSGITLGLHSVRLGGPYLARIPRGVRFEIVGRQGANYRIRLSKSRTGWIPVDDVARLPEGTLVPHNYFTSCEVNGDEQHDRVTVPLLEKVVVAATSETEPLNKLYLDFFNTHDALTWISHKTGARVVGTITGEQMEDDWYRLTVPLKCKQIWGYWLETDGKSLSLVIRRPPAIAAEPASPLRGLLFALEAGHGGSSDGAVGHMGTKEKDVNAAAVAAFKGVLEGRGATTVVVRPGDTNPTLAARVEAANEVNANFYVAIHANAAGNGRGFLKISGTSTYYRDKHCRLLAQLVYNGLLGLGWNEFGVVGNFSYSPLQNTKMPSILIEQAFMSNPADEARLLDSIYQEQQAQAVADSLEQFLRRVRE